A part of Desulfobacter sp. genomic DNA contains:
- a CDS encoding SDR family oxidoreductase, translating to MPRRSFGGKTVLITGGASGIGLATAWEFAGAGANIVLADMDGETLALRQQEFESKNHDVLALECDVTDEHACKQTVEETIKRFGSIDLLFNNAGITQRSLFEETTVSVVEKVMAVNFFGSVYMTKAALAHLLDSRGSIVVNESIAGIAPLLARCGYAASKHALHGFFTSLRCELRHRGVHVMIICPGFIETNLQTRALGGDGNITRHKQTRIGKQQTPGFVAAQIRKGVEKERPMMVFTFFGKLGYLISRLKPTLYERLMTRQFSSELK from the coding sequence GTGCCTAGGCGCTCTTTTGGCGGGAAAACCGTTCTCATCACCGGAGGCGCGTCGGGCATCGGCCTTGCCACGGCCTGGGAATTTGCAGGTGCCGGCGCCAACATCGTTCTGGCAGATATGGACGGCGAAACCCTCGCCCTCAGGCAACAGGAATTTGAATCCAAAAACCATGATGTTCTTGCCCTTGAATGTGATGTCACGGATGAGCATGCCTGCAAACAGACAGTGGAAGAAACCATAAAGCGGTTCGGCTCCATTGATCTTCTGTTCAATAACGCGGGGATCACCCAAAGAAGCCTGTTTGAAGAAACAACGGTTTCGGTGGTGGAAAAGGTCATGGCCGTCAACTTTTTCGGTTCGGTGTATATGACAAAGGCGGCCCTTGCCCATCTGCTGGACAGCCGGGGCAGTATCGTCGTCAACGAATCCATTGCAGGAATTGCCCCCTTGCTCGCCCGTTGCGGATATGCCGCATCCAAACATGCGCTCCACGGTTTTTTCACCTCTCTGCGGTGTGAATTGCGGCATCGGGGGGTCCACGTCATGATCATCTGCCCCGGATTCATCGAGACCAATCTGCAGACCCGCGCCCTGGGCGGCGACGGCAATATAACCCGCCACAAACAGACCCGGATCGGAAAGCAGCAGACGCCCGGGTTCGTCGCCGCCCAGATCAGAAAAGGCGTGGAGAAGGAACGCCCCATGATGGTCTTCACCTTCTTCGGAAAACTGGGATACCTGATTTCACGGTTGAAGCCGACGCTTTATGAACGGCTCATGACACGGCAGTTCAGTTCAGAATTGAAATGA
- the xsc gene encoding sulfoacetaldehyde acetyltransferase, translating to MKMTTEEAFVKILQMHGIDNAFGIIGSAMMPVSDLFPKAGITFWDCGHEGNAGMMADGFTRASGKMSMMIAQNGPGITNFVTPVKTAYWNHTPLLLVTPQAANMTMGQGGFQEVPQMAIFEDMVAYQEEVLHPSRMAEVLNRVILQAKRASAPAQINVPRDFWTQVIDIELPAVVEFERPAGGEAALARAAELLSTARFPVILNGGGVVIGNAIEDAKALAERLDAPVCCGYQHNDAFPGSHPLFAGPLGYNGSKAGMELIAKADVVLALGTRLNPFSTLPGYGIDYWPKDAAIIQVDINPDRIGLTKPVTVGIVGDAKKVAKGILAQLSDTAGDAGRAERRALIESTKGAWESELSTMDHEHDDPGTTWNARAQEADPEKITSRMAWRAIKKALPQDAIISSDIGNSCAIGNAYPTFEAGRKYLAPGMFGPCGYGFPAILGAKIAHPDMPVVGFAGDGAFGISMNEMTACGRDDWPAITMIIFRNYHWGAEKRNTTLWFDDNFVGTELDRQVHYSEIAKACGLIGVKAWTMDELTHQLDAAIKTQMEDGKTTFIEVMTNMELGEPFRRDAMKKPVSVAGINMADMRPQKGA from the coding sequence ATGAAAATGACCACAGAAGAAGCATTTGTAAAAATATTGCAGATGCATGGTATAGACAACGCCTTCGGTATCATCGGCTCGGCCATGATGCCGGTTTCAGACCTTTTCCCTAAAGCCGGGATCACGTTCTGGGACTGCGGCCATGAAGGCAACGCCGGCATGATGGCAGACGGATTTACCCGCGCTTCCGGCAAAATGTCCATGATGATTGCCCAGAACGGCCCCGGGATCACCAATTTCGTCACGCCTGTAAAAACAGCGTACTGGAACCATACCCCCCTCCTGCTGGTGACCCCCCAGGCCGCCAATATGACCATGGGCCAGGGCGGATTCCAGGAAGTGCCCCAGATGGCCATCTTTGAAGACATGGTGGCCTACCAGGAGGAGGTGCTCCATCCCTCCCGCATGGCTGAGGTGCTGAACCGGGTGATCCTACAGGCCAAACGGGCATCTGCACCCGCCCAGATCAACGTCCCCCGGGACTTCTGGACCCAGGTGATTGATATTGAGCTGCCGGCCGTTGTGGAGTTTGAACGGCCGGCCGGCGGAGAAGCAGCCCTTGCCAGGGCGGCTGAACTGCTCTCCACGGCCAGATTCCCCGTCATCCTAAACGGCGGCGGCGTTGTCATCGGCAATGCCATTGAAGATGCCAAGGCCCTGGCCGAGCGGCTGGATGCCCCGGTCTGCTGCGGCTACCAGCACAACGATGCATTCCCAGGCTCCCATCCCCTGTTTGCAGGCCCCCTGGGATACAACGGGTCCAAGGCCGGCATGGAGCTGATCGCCAAAGCCGACGTTGTCCTGGCCCTGGGCACCCGCCTTAACCCCTTTTCCACCCTGCCCGGTTACGGCATTGATTACTGGCCCAAGGATGCGGCCATCATCCAGGTGGATATCAACCCCGACCGCATCGGCCTGACCAAGCCGGTTACCGTAGGGATTGTGGGCGACGCCAAAAAAGTTGCCAAGGGGATCCTGGCACAGCTTTCCGACACCGCAGGCGATGCCGGCCGTGCAGAGCGCAGGGCCCTGATCGAATCCACCAAGGGAGCCTGGGAATCCGAACTTTCGACCATGGACCATGAACATGACGATCCGGGCACCACCTGGAATGCCCGGGCCCAGGAAGCCGATCCCGAAAAGATCACCTCCCGCATGGCATGGCGGGCCATCAAAAAGGCCCTGCCCCAGGACGCCATTATATCCTCTGACATCGGCAATTCCTGCGCCATTGGCAATGCCTACCCCACCTTCGAAGCCGGCCGCAAATATCTGGCCCCCGGTATGTTCGGCCCCTGCGGATACGGTTTCCCCGCCATCCTGGGCGCCAAAATCGCCCATCCCGATATGCCGGTTGTCGGTTTTGCCGGGGACGGGGCCTTCGGTATATCCATGAACGAAATGACCGCCTGCGGCCGCGACGACTGGCCCGCCATCACCATGATCATCTTCCGCAACTACCACTGGGGCGCCGAAAAGCGGAACACCACCCTCTGGTTCGACGATAATTTCGTGGGCACCGAACTGGACCGCCAGGTCCACTACTCCGAAATCGCCAAAGCCTGCGGCCTTATCGGCGTGAAAGCATGGACCATGGACGAACTGACCCATCAGCTTGACGCCGCCATCAAAACCCAGATGGAAGACGGTAAAACAACATTCATCGAAGTCATGACCAACATGGAATTGGGCGAACCCTTCCGCCGTGACGCCATGAAAAAGCCCGTGTCCGTTGCCGGCATAAATATGGCGGATATGAGGCCCCAGAAAGGCGCCTGA
- a CDS encoding fumarate hydratase: protein MTEFKFDTMFPLGEDTTEYRLLTKDHVRVKEFEGKEVLLVEPQGLNLLSETAFKDVAHLYRVEHLEKLRDIINDPDSSDNDRYVALELLKNAAISAEKVYPMCQDTGTAIVMGKKGQQVWTWSDDEEELSRGAFEAYTKNYLRYSQNAPLTMYKEANTKNNMPAQVDIASVQGDEYKFLFMAKGGGSANKTALFQMTKAVLNSEEILINFMLDKMKALGTAACPPYHIAFVIGGTTAELNLKAVKLASARYLDSLPTQGSDTGHAFRDTDLEEKVLARSYDLGLGAQFGGKHFALDIRVIRMPRHGASCPIGIGVSCSADRQIKGKITREGIFLEQLEEDPGKYLPASEPEMAPAVEIDLNRPMDDIRAELSKYPVSTRLSLSGKIIVARDIAHAKFMERYEAGEGLPDYIKNHIIYYAGPAKTPDGQASGAFGPTTAGRMDPYVPVFQKEGASMIMLAKGNRTQQVTDACKEYGGFYLGSPGGPAARLGKDFIKKVELVEYEELGMEAVYMITVENFPAFIIVDDKGNDFYAGLL from the coding sequence ATGACTGAATTTAAGTTTGATACCATGTTCCCCTTGGGGGAAGACACCACCGAGTACCGCCTGCTGACCAAGGACCATGTCAGGGTGAAGGAATTCGAAGGCAAAGAGGTCCTGCTGGTAGAACCCCAGGGCTTAAACCTGCTTTCCGAGACTGCGTTCAAGGATGTGGCCCACCTGTACCGGGTGGAACACCTGGAAAAGCTGCGGGACATCATTAATGATCCGGACAGTTCGGATAATGACCGCTACGTGGCCCTGGAACTGCTTAAAAACGCCGCCATTTCAGCGGAAAAAGTTTATCCCATGTGCCAGGATACGGGCACGGCCATTGTCATGGGCAAAAAAGGCCAGCAGGTCTGGACCTGGTCCGATGACGAGGAAGAGCTTTCCAGGGGCGCTTTTGAGGCCTATACCAAAAATTATCTGCGGTATTCCCAGAACGCGCCCCTGACCATGTACAAGGAGGCCAATACCAAGAACAACATGCCCGCCCAGGTGGACATCGCTTCGGTTCAGGGTGACGAATACAAGTTCCTGTTCATGGCCAAGGGGGGCGGGTCTGCCAACAAGACGGCCCTGTTCCAGATGACCAAGGCCGTGCTCAACTCCGAAGAGATTCTCATCAACTTCATGCTGGACAAGATGAAGGCGCTCGGCACTGCGGCCTGTCCGCCCTATCATATTGCCTTTGTCATCGGCGGCACCACGGCGGAACTCAACCTCAAGGCCGTGAAACTGGCCTCTGCCCGGTATCTGGATTCCCTGCCCACCCAGGGCAGCGACACCGGCCACGCCTTCCGTGACACCGACCTGGAGGAAAAGGTGCTGGCCAGGTCCTATGACCTGGGACTGGGCGCCCAGTTCGGGGGCAAGCATTTCGCCCTGGATATCCGGGTCATCCGCATGCCCCGCCACGGTGCCTCCTGCCCCATCGGCATCGGGGTATCCTGTTCCGCCGACCGGCAGATCAAAGGCAAGATCACCCGGGAGGGCATCTTCCTGGAGCAGCTGGAAGAAGATCCGGGCAAATACCTGCCCGCATCCGAGCCTGAAATGGCGCCGGCCGTAGAGATCGACCTGAACCGGCCCATGGACGATATCCGGGCCGAATTATCCAAATATCCGGTGTCCACCCGCCTTTCCCTTTCCGGAAAGATCATTGTGGCCCGGGATATCGCCCATGCCAAGTTCATGGAGCGGTATGAGGCCGGCGAGGGCCTGCCCGACTATATTAAAAACCATATCATTTACTACGCCGGCCCGGCCAAAACACCTGACGGCCAGGCCTCGGGCGCCTTCGGACCCACCACGGCCGGCCGCATGGATCCCTATGTGCCCGTATTCCAGAAGGAAGGGGCCTCCATGATCATGCTGGCCAAGGGCAACAGGACCCAGCAGGTCACCGATGCCTGCAAGGAATACGGCGGGTTCTACCTGGGGTCCCCCGGCGGTCCTGCCGCCCGCCTGGGCAAGGATTTTATTAAAAAGGTGGAACTTGTGGAATACGAGGAACTGGGCATGGAAGCCGTGTACATGATCACGGTGGAAAATTTCCCCGCCTTTATCATCGTGGACGACAAGGGCAATGATTTTTATGCCGGCCTGCTTTAA
- a CDS encoding transporter substrate-binding domain-containing protein: MMGNNKAAAQIKKSLKIRAVLFIWAICLGLLPMAGEALAEEERALDTIHVVTPEWAGQTNRDGSGLFFEIVRAVYEPAGIHMDFKLVPWKRCQAMLATPRSDADAMLCTWKPHARKRRLLTPAYPLYVEQTAVIFKKASKISWQGIHSLDYRRAVWLRGYNYHTDSQMKSVQLSLQHEVDSYEEAWRQLNLDRFDFYIEALIDLDAYIREKNIDMRLYQKEVLWRTDAYVAFSNTDRSRRLIAVFDREMSQLFQSGRLAQIYRKWKQPFFSEHWEAVSPSKE; the protein is encoded by the coding sequence ATGATGGGGAACAACAAAGCCGCGGCACAGATCAAAAAATCGTTGAAAATTAGGGCTGTCCTGTTTATTTGGGCAATCTGCCTGGGGCTGCTGCCCATGGCCGGGGAGGCTTTGGCAGAAGAGGAACGCGCCCTTGACACCATTCATGTGGTCACCCCGGAATGGGCCGGGCAGACCAACCGTGACGGTTCAGGGCTCTTTTTTGAAATTGTCAGGGCGGTATATGAGCCCGCCGGCATTCATATGGATTTTAAACTGGTTCCCTGGAAGCGGTGCCAGGCCATGCTGGCCACGCCGCGCTCCGATGCCGACGCCATGCTCTGTACGTGGAAGCCCCATGCCCGGAAGCGGCGTCTGCTGACACCGGCATACCCCCTTTATGTGGAGCAGACCGCTGTCATCTTTAAAAAGGCGTCCAAGATATCCTGGCAGGGCATCCATTCCCTGGATTACAGGCGGGCGGTGTGGCTGAGGGGATACAACTACCACACCGATAGTCAAATGAAAAGCGTTCAACTCTCACTGCAGCATGAGGTGGATTCCTATGAAGAGGCATGGCGGCAGTTGAATTTGGACCGGTTTGATTTCTATATTGAGGCCCTCATAGACCTGGATGCGTATATCCGTGAAAAAAATATCGATATGCGCCTTTACCAGAAAGAGGTGCTCTGGCGGACCGATGCCTATGTGGCTTTTTCCAATACAGACCGGAGTCGGCGGCTCATAGCGGTGTTTGACCGGGAAATGTCACAGCTTTTTCAATCCGGGCGGCTGGCGCAGATCTACCGCAAATGGAAGCAGCCCTTTTTTTCGGAGCACTGGGAGGCCGTTTCCCCGTCCAAAGAATAA
- a CDS encoding SPFH domain-containing protein gives MGTNNLIFLEVLEWLDDTGDALVYRLPETGSAEIKYGAQLTVRESQAAVFFYNGKAVGAFGPGRHTLKTANIPVLTKIASLPWGMTSPLRAEVYFTNLKTFTNLKWGTRDPVAFKDKELGLVRLRAFGIFNMRIVQPALFINRIAGTQGLFTTEDISQYLSRVVVSRFNDYIGEQITSIFDLPAQYDELAQGLAERVKEDFSQFGLALSNLYINAITPPPEVQKAIDDKSRVEVFDDMNRLMQMKTAMAMEKIAEGNGGLASDGAGAGMGMGVGMMLPGVFAQAMGGTAGETTAKTTCPECKSKIQADANFCPSCGHQQVILDKCSQCGKNITPETRFCPRCGTACEKATDTKFCKKCGAENLNNAVFCDQCGERH, from the coding sequence GTGGGCACCAACAACCTGATTTTTCTTGAAGTACTTGAATGGCTGGACGATACCGGGGATGCCCTGGTTTACCGCCTGCCGGAAACCGGTTCCGCCGAAATCAAATACGGCGCCCAGCTTACGGTAAGGGAAAGCCAGGCCGCTGTATTCTTCTACAACGGCAAGGCCGTAGGCGCATTCGGGCCCGGCCGCCACACCCTCAAGACCGCCAATATCCCGGTGCTGACCAAGATTGCCAGCCTGCCCTGGGGCATGACCAGCCCCCTGCGGGCCGAAGTCTACTTCACCAACCTCAAGACCTTCACCAACCTTAAATGGGGCACCCGGGACCCGGTGGCTTTCAAGGACAAGGAACTGGGCCTGGTGCGGCTGAGGGCCTTCGGCATATTCAACATGCGCATTGTCCAGCCGGCCCTGTTCATCAACCGCATCGCCGGCACCCAGGGCCTGTTCACCACCGAGGACATCAGCCAGTACCTGAGCCGGGTGGTGGTTTCCCGGTTCAACGACTATATCGGCGAACAGATCACCTCTATCTTTGATCTGCCCGCCCAGTATGATGAACTGGCCCAGGGACTGGCCGAGCGGGTAAAAGAGGACTTTTCACAATTCGGCCTGGCCCTGAGCAACCTTTACATCAATGCCATCACCCCGCCCCCTGAAGTCCAGAAGGCCATTGACGACAAAAGCCGGGTGGAGGTGTTTGACGACATGAACCGGCTCATGCAAATGAAAACAGCCATGGCCATGGAAAAAATTGCCGAAGGAAACGGCGGGCTGGCCTCCGACGGCGCCGGTGCCGGCATGGGCATGGGGGTGGGCATGATGCTGCCCGGGGTATTTGCCCAGGCCATGGGCGGCACCGCCGGGGAAACCACCGCCAAAACCACCTGCCCGGAATGCAAAAGCAAAATCCAGGCGGACGCCAACTTCTGCCCCTCCTGCGGCCACCAGCAGGTGATACTGGACAAGTGCAGCCAATGCGGGAAAAACATCACCCCGGAGACCCGATTCTGCCCCAGGTGCGGCACGGCCTGCGAAAAAGCAACGGACACCAAATTCTGTAAAAAATGCGGGGCGGAAAACCTGAACAACGCGGTGTTCTGCGACCAATGCGGTGAACGCCATTAA